Proteins encoded within one genomic window of Brachybacterium sp. P6-10-X1:
- a CDS encoding glycosyltransferase, whose protein sequence is MNAIPAASGGTDETPEVPPQRLLQRLIMPMEASPDIVPLYIEAEDARSGVTGGSFGLGGTDRDGAGATTDAARPAPHVHVEATELNDRYAVQIPPRSMRSFGTYFNAFPASYWRRWTPVRSIRLSIRTAGRGQLVVMRSTARGTLQRQTSRTVDSGPAEHVFDLPLTAFGDGGWYWFDAYSGEEDLTILGARWTADADLARTEGTFSISMTTMNKVPYCLENIRTIADDPDLRGLLDVMYVVDQGSDRLRDHMSELAELQEELDGQLRIIEQGNIGGSGGFSRGMYEAATAGASTYVMNCDDDIVIEPESLIRMTTFADFATRPTIVGAHMFDLNNRSVLHTFGEVVDPWRIQPSLPDPEAVLGHDFSTSPLRSTPWLHRRADVDYNGWWSCLIPTETVRTIGLSLPVFIKWDDAEYGLRAKRAGYPTVSLPGAGVWHMSWIDKDDLVGWQAYFHERNRIITALLHSPYERGGRVIKESQFMDVKHLISMQYYTESGRLMAQRDVLEGPDALHPSIGTKLPQIRAMAADFDDASAKKDVDHYPPVRLDKPPRKGRPFTEPARPLLPAWTAKTLAKQLVKPPKARSEEYPQAAIAHIDAKWWRLSAYDSALVSNAEGTQVSWYKRDRRQVRSMLAGAIGAHVELHRRWPELQRAYREAAQRITSFEAWERTFAENPAPVRDRDRVRDGDGGPAVGAGTGDAPA, encoded by the coding sequence ATGAACGCGATCCCTGCCGCATCCGGCGGCACCGACGAGACCCCCGAGGTCCCGCCGCAGCGGCTGCTGCAGCGCCTGATCATGCCCATGGAGGCGTCCCCGGACATCGTCCCGCTGTACATCGAGGCGGAAGACGCGCGCTCCGGCGTCACCGGCGGCTCCTTCGGGCTCGGCGGCACCGACCGCGACGGCGCGGGGGCGACCACGGACGCAGCCCGCCCGGCCCCCCACGTCCACGTCGAGGCGACCGAACTCAACGACCGGTACGCAGTGCAGATCCCGCCGCGCTCGATGCGGTCCTTCGGCACCTACTTCAATGCCTTCCCGGCCAGTTATTGGCGACGCTGGACGCCGGTGCGCTCGATCCGGCTGAGCATCCGCACCGCGGGCCGGGGCCAGCTGGTGGTCATGCGCTCGACGGCGCGCGGGACGTTGCAGCGCCAGACCTCGCGCACCGTCGATTCGGGCCCCGCCGAGCACGTCTTCGACCTGCCCCTGACCGCCTTCGGCGACGGCGGCTGGTACTGGTTCGACGCCTATTCGGGGGAGGAGGATCTCACGATCCTGGGGGCGCGGTGGACGGCTGACGCCGATCTCGCCCGCACCGAGGGCACCTTCTCGATCTCGATGACGACGATGAACAAGGTGCCCTATTGCCTGGAGAACATCCGCACCATCGCCGATGACCCGGACCTGCGGGGGCTGTTGGACGTCATGTACGTGGTCGACCAGGGCTCGGACAGGTTGCGCGACCATATGAGCGAGCTCGCAGAGCTCCAGGAGGAGCTCGACGGCCAGCTGCGGATCATCGAGCAGGGCAACATCGGCGGCAGCGGCGGCTTCTCCCGCGGCATGTACGAGGCTGCCACCGCCGGCGCCTCGACCTACGTCATGAACTGCGACGACGACATCGTCATCGAGCCGGAGTCGTTGATCCGGATGACGACCTTCGCCGACTTCGCCACCCGCCCCACGATCGTCGGCGCGCACATGTTCGACCTCAACAACCGCTCGGTGCTGCACACCTTCGGCGAGGTCGTCGATCCCTGGCGGATCCAGCCCTCGCTGCCGGACCCCGAAGCTGTCCTGGGCCATGACTTCTCGACCTCGCCGCTGCGCTCGACCCCGTGGCTGCACCGGCGGGCGGACGTGGACTACAACGGCTGGTGGAGCTGCCTGATACCGACCGAGACGGTGCGCACGATCGGGCTGAGCCTGCCGGTGTTCATCAAGTGGGACGACGCCGAGTACGGTCTGCGCGCGAAGCGGGCGGGATACCCGACGGTGTCGCTGCCGGGCGCCGGCGTATGGCACATGAGTTGGATCGACAAGGACGATCTGGTGGGCTGGCAGGCCTACTTCCACGAGCGCAATCGGATCATCACGGCACTGCTGCACTCCCCGTACGAGCGGGGTGGCCGCGTCATCAAGGAATCGCAGTTCATGGACGTCAAACACCTGATCTCCATGCAGTACTACACCGAGTCGGGGCGGCTGATGGCCCAGCGGGACGTGCTCGAGGGGCCCGACGCGCTGCATCCGTCGATCGGCACCAAGCTGCCGCAGATCCGGGCGATGGCCGCCGACTTCGACGACGCCTCCGCGAAGAAGGACGTCGACCACTATCCGCCGGTCCGGCTCGACAAGCCGCCGCGCAAGGGCCGGCCCTTCACCGAGCCGGCCCGTCCGCTGCTGCCCGCCTGGACGGCGAAGACCCTGGCCAAGCAGCTGGTGAAGCCGCCGAAGGCCCGCTCCGAGGAATACCCGCAGGCCGCGATCGCGCATATCGACGCCAAGTGGTGGCGCCTGTCGGCCTATGACAGCGCCCTGGTCTCCAACGCGGAGGGCACCCAGGTCTCCTGGTACAAGCGGGACCGCCGCCAGGTGCGATCGATGCTGGCCGGCGCGATCGGCGCGCACGTGGAGCTCCACCGCCGCTGGCCCGAGCTGCAGCGCGCCTACCGGGAGGCCGCCCAGCGCATCACCTCCTTCGAGGCCTGGGAGCGGACGTTCGCCGAGAACCCCGCCCCCGTGCGCGATCGTGACCGGGTCCGTGACGGGGACGGGGGTCCCGCCGTGGGCGCAGGGAC
- the glf gene encoding UDP-galactopyranose mutase, translating to MSTPDLLIVGTGLFGLTIAERAVAEHGAKVTLIDRRPHLGGNAYSEADPVTGIEVHKYGAHLFHTSNPRVWEYVKGFTDFTGYQHKVYTTHQGVVYPMPINLGTVNQFFRAAYSPGEARALITEQAGELAGTNPENLDEKGISLIGRPLYEAFIKNYTGKQWQTDPKDLPASIISRLPVRYTYDNRYFNDKYEGLPTQGYTAWLERMADHPNIEVQLETDYFDTSQPLNKEAVRGNIPVVYTGPIDRYFDYQQGELGWRTIDLETEHHDVGDFQGTSVMNYADAEVPYTRIIEPRHFHPERDYPTDRTVIQREYSRFAESGDEPYYPINSGSDRETLLAYRELADAEPRTLFGGRLGTYQYLDMHMAIGSALSMADNKLPDLLRA from the coding sequence GTGTCGACTCCTGACCTCCTGATCGTGGGCACCGGCCTGTTCGGGCTGACCATCGCCGAGCGCGCGGTCGCCGAGCACGGTGCGAAGGTGACTCTGATCGACCGGCGTCCCCACCTCGGCGGCAATGCGTATTCGGAGGCGGATCCGGTCACCGGGATCGAGGTCCACAAGTACGGCGCCCACCTGTTCCACACCTCGAATCCTCGGGTCTGGGAGTACGTGAAGGGGTTCACGGATTTCACGGGGTACCAGCACAAGGTCTACACCACCCATCAAGGGGTGGTGTACCCGATGCCGATCAACCTCGGCACGGTCAACCAGTTCTTCCGGGCCGCCTACTCCCCGGGCGAGGCGCGGGCGCTGATCACCGAGCAGGCCGGCGAGCTGGCCGGCACGAACCCTGAGAACCTCGACGAGAAGGGGATCTCCCTGATCGGTCGTCCGCTGTACGAGGCGTTCATCAAGAACTACACCGGCAAGCAGTGGCAGACGGATCCCAAGGACCTGCCGGCCTCGATCATCTCGCGGCTGCCGGTGCGATACACCTACGACAACCGGTACTTCAACGACAAGTACGAGGGCCTGCCCACGCAGGGCTACACGGCGTGGCTCGAGCGGATGGCGGACCACCCGAACATCGAGGTGCAGCTCGAGACCGACTACTTCGACACCTCGCAGCCGTTGAACAAGGAGGCCGTGCGCGGGAACATCCCGGTGGTCTACACCGGTCCCATCGACCGGTACTTCGACTATCAGCAGGGGGAGCTGGGCTGGCGCACCATCGATCTGGAGACCGAGCATCACGACGTGGGGGACTTCCAGGGCACCTCGGTGATGAACTACGCCGATGCCGAGGTCCCCTACACGCGGATCATCGAACCGCGCCACTTCCACCCGGAGCGCGATTACCCCACCGACCGCACGGTGATCCAGCGCGAGTACTCCCGCTTCGCCGAATCGGGAGACGAGCCGTACTACCCCATCAATTCCGGCTCGGACCGCGAGACCCTGCTGGCCTACCGCGAGCTCGCCGACGCGGAGCCGCGGACCCTGTTCGGCGGCCGCCTGGGCACCTACCAGTACCTCGACATGCACATGGCGATCGGTTCCGCTCTGTCCATGGCCGACAACAAGCTGCCCGATCTGCTGCGGGCGTGA
- a CDS encoding glycosyltransferase — protein sequence MSAPSVTPAPQGPTAPFVVLMPLWKRDVPERVEAAIASATREQQLRPDLFILTVDGPLTADLDALVARVEDGEFGPARVLRHDSHRGVASALQDGLEASPHELVARADADDLCRPGRFALQIPAMSGPPVLDLMGGSMREFSDRLAPGDGPLRTRPLSHEEIVAYLPHHSPFHHPTIVMRRSVALAVGGYRDLPLLEDYWLWERMMLGGARMGNLAEVVVDYRVDEELFARRGGWHLFASDVRLQRHLVVDRVTGPGLFLRNLALRGAYRMAPGWVRRLGYRTFIETSA from the coding sequence GTGAGCGCCCCGTCGGTCACCCCCGCACCGCAGGGTCCGACCGCGCCGTTCGTCGTCCTGATGCCGCTGTGGAAGCGCGATGTGCCGGAACGGGTCGAGGCGGCCATCGCCTCGGCCACCCGCGAGCAGCAGCTTCGGCCCGACCTGTTCATCCTCACCGTCGACGGACCGCTGACCGCCGACCTGGATGCTCTGGTCGCCCGCGTCGAGGACGGCGAGTTCGGACCGGCCCGGGTGCTCCGCCACGACAGCCACCGAGGCGTCGCCTCCGCGCTGCAGGACGGGTTGGAGGCATCGCCCCACGAGCTGGTCGCCCGCGCCGACGCCGATGATCTCTGCCGGCCGGGTCGCTTCGCCCTGCAGATCCCGGCGATGAGCGGTCCGCCCGTCCTGGACCTGATGGGCGGGTCGATGCGGGAGTTCAGCGACCGTCTCGCGCCCGGGGACGGGCCGCTGCGCACGCGCCCGCTCTCGCACGAGGAGATCGTGGCGTACCTGCCCCACCACAGTCCCTTCCACCACCCCACGATCGTGATGCGTCGCTCCGTGGCCCTGGCCGTCGGGGGGTACCGCGACCTGCCGCTGCTGGAGGACTACTGGCTGTGGGAGCGCATGATGCTCGGCGGCGCGCGGATGGGGAACCTCGCGGAGGTGGTGGTCGACTACCGCGTGGACGAGGAGCTGTTCGCACGTCGCGGCGGCTGGCACCTGTTCGCCAGCGACGTGCGGCTGCAGCGGCATCTGGTGGTGGACCGTGTGACGGGTCCGGGCCTGTTCCTGCGCAATCTCGCCCTGCGCGGCGCGTACCGGATGGCCCCGGGCTGGGTGCGACGGCTGGGATACCGCACGTTCATCGAGACGTCGGCGTGA